AtttaaaaaatctgaaaaataTACAAAAAATATTCACCATGTATTCAAATGTTGATATTGTATTTCACCCACATAAAATGTTaatttgtatttaaaaaatgtgtatagaaaaaatgttgaccatgtattacaaAAAAAGTTAATCTTGATTAAAAAAATGTTAGAAGTGTACAAAAAATATAGAATAATAAACAACATAACAGAGACCGAAAAAAAAGAAACACAAAAAATGCAAAACACAAAGAAACAAAGTGCGCAAAAAATCCCAAAGAATGTGGGCTCGAATTGGCTCAACTAGGACACGCCCCCTACTACTTTACCATGAACGGACCTGAGTGGAGTGGCTAGCAGCGCCCGTGATCTCCCTGGAGACCTGGGATAGATCTCTGCTTTCCTCTGCTATTTTTACTTGCTATACGTGACTGAATGGGCCCGCCCAAGACAACGGGGAGGGAAAACCTTGAGCTAGAGGTGCTAATGTGCGTGCCACTGGGGAGGATTTCACTGTTTTCCTCTAAGCAATACGTGCATACTTTTGAGGGTGCATACTTCGTTGCATGGCCAGCTGAGCCCCGGCGCTGGCTCTGCCCCTGGCTTGGGGGTGCGTCACATTTGCGAATGAAAAATGAAATCTCTTCCATCGGGTGCAATTTCATCCTACCCCGCGTGAGATCGTAGATGTATATGCGCAGtcccattttgtcatttttgttaggttgatctctctcccgttcgaacccaacgggtcgaacgggctcctgactcgcgccctgatcgggggcgcccaaccaaaccatggttggtgggcccctgtgaccTGCGCTATATAAACAGAGGTGGGGGCCGGGGTACGACTTACGAGGTTAATCGCTGCCACAATCCTCATAGACACTCCcttccgatctagggttagcgcggtgctcacaggaagctccaccaccgccgccatctctCTGCCATCACCGGCCCCTACTTCACCATGGCCGGCGCTGGATCGAGTTCATCTGCACCAGCAGAAGGGAGGTGTACCGGATCTAATCTAGCCTAGTGATCCAAGAGTCTATCAATGGTATCAGACAAGGCTAGGATCTAGATTGGTTTCGGTACAAAGAACAAACAGAGAAAGAAAAGTCCCCCCCCCCCATGAACCCTAACCCTAAAAGAACAAGAGGGGCAAAGGGCAAAGAAATCACACCGCCGCAAGGCCACGCCGTTCCTCTCGATTCGGATGCGCATCGGCAAGNNNNNNNNNNNNNNNNNNNNNNNNNNNNNNNNNNNNNNNNNNNNNNNNNNNNNNNNNNNNNNNNNNNNNNNNNNNNNNNNNNNNNNNNNNNNNNNNNNNNNNNNNNNNNNNNNNNNNNNNNNNNNNNNNNNNNNNNNNNNNNNNNNNNNNNNNNNCTGCGGCCAAATCCCTCAACGACGGCGCGCTCACCGCTAGGGAGGACGCGCGGCTGGCAAGGAGGATAGCCACGGCGCGATCTGGCCGCACTCCTCTTCCTCTCGCTGAAAAGGGAAGGGGGACCCTCGACGAGCCTctctgtctgtctctctctctctctcgcgcgcgcggaAACGGAGTGGGAAGGCGGAAGGGGCTGGCTCGTCGGGGTGCCGCCCCGGCTCGCCGCGCGGCGTTGCTCGAGGAGCCGTCACCGAGCGAGCGGACGAGAGAGGAGCGAGCGGGCGAGAGCGCCGCGGGCGATGTTGGAATGACGCTAGGGTTCGGGAGGTGAGGCCGATGTTGGCTGGTTTTGACCCAGCGAAAGCCACGCCTGACCATCGGATTTGATCGGACGGCAACAAACGAAACCCTAGCGCTGGGGTGGGCTTTTTGGGCCGAAAGAAAGGGGGCCTCTGGTCAGTCGGACCAGGCCGCAGCGACCCTCACCTGCGCTGGGCCGTGGCCAGTCGGGCGGACGCAGCCTCGCGGGCGCAGCCGCACGCGATGGGCTGAGGCCTGCTGCCGCGCGCGCTCTGCTGCAgctaattttttatttttcagagaatagaaaattttcagaaaaagaaatgttcatgaatttttacaAAGGAAATTAAAAAAGTTCTTGATTTGTTATTGGGTCAAAGAAAAGTTTTTGTAAAtaataaaaagttcatgaatttttattcatgtttttccgCTGCGTAAATATTTAATAGTGCTCTTTAACAAAAATTTCGATAGAATTAAATTTTTAAGAGCATGTTAAAGTGATTATTAAAATgaatatgattatgttatttttatgaccaacgttgttaataacatgatcatgttttattattgaaaaTTTAAAGGTGCATTTATTTCTAACTTTTGCCCAACGGTAATATAGGCTTAATTGCATAGACAATTATATGTTTAATTTAACCAACATTAGATTAATGCATATGATTGTTATATTGATGTCATTTAAATTGTAATTTTAGAAGGCTttcacttgatgagttgcctaaaAGATGTCCCGACACTCAGAGGTGACAATCACACTAAGTGGAGGAAGAAATTTGAACTGGCATTTGTTTGTGCTGATCTGGACTGGGTTCTGGATGAACCACAGCCGGTCAGACCTACAGAGCCAgtaagagagaccactgatgacgaTGCTGCGTGGACTAAAAAGAGGGGGGATTATGCTCCTTTGGAGATGTCCTACATTATAGAAAATCAAAAATGGGTCAGCGCAAACAAAACATGCATGACCTTTATAAAGAATACAATTAAGAGCATCATTGTGGGCTCCATTGCAGAGTGCACTTCTGCAGGGGAGTTGCTTTCAAAGATAAAGAGCCAGTTCACTGGCTCTTCAAAGATATATGCCACCCAGGTGTTAAAACAACTGGTGATAGAACACTACACATGTGGTGGAATAAGAGAGCACATCCTCAGGATGAGCAATATGGCAGCAAAGCTAAAGCCCATGGATGAGGATCTGGAGATCAAACCAAAGCTCCTGGTCCACCTGGTCATGGCTTCACTGCCAAAGGAGTTTGAAACTTTTGTTGTGAACTACAATGTGTCACCCGGAACGTGGGACATTGAAAAGATAATAGCAATGTGTGTTCAAGAAGAGGACAGACTAAAAGCCTCACATGGTGGTACACTCAACTATGTGAAGGGTCacaagaaaaagaactacaatcaaaacaacaaaagttCTCCTTCAAAGCCACAAGGAAAAGCTCCCTATCAGCATCAGCGTCAGCAACAGCCTTTCCCAGTGGACAAAGACACTTGTCTCCACTATAAGCAGACCGGGCACTACAAGAAAGACTGCCCTGTTTGGCTGAAGTCCTTAATGGCAAAGCAAGGTAACAACATTGTTTCCTTAGTTAATGAATCCTTGTACAAACAGTTTTCGAAATCTACTTGGTGGATTGACTCAGGGGCAACTGTTCATGTTGCAAATTGTTTACAGGGATTCCATTCGACCCGGACTACGCTAAGAagagaaagaggcattgaagtagcCAATGGAATTCAAGCGGAAGTTGAAGCTGTCGGCAACATCTCCTTGGAGTTAGCTGATGGATTCAAGCTTCTACTTAGAGATGTTCTTTATGTTCCTTCATGTAATAGAAGCTTAATTAGCATTTCATGTTTGGACAAAGAAAATTATGAGTGTTATTTTGGACATGGCAAGTGTGCCATATGGTATAATAATGCTTATGTGGGTGATGCTTTACTACACGATGAGCTTTATTTGTTATCACTTCGTGTAAAAGTGCATTCTGTATGCAATGTGAATGAACATGTTTCCGCTTCGAATaaacaacaaaagaaaagaaagagaacattCGACTCATCGAAATTATGGCACTATCGCTTGGGCCATATTTCGAAGGGGGGAATAGAAAGATTAGTCAAAAGTGAAATTCTTCCTCCGTTAGAATTCTCAGACTTAGAACAATGCGTAGATTGCATTAAAGAAAAGTATATAAAACGaatcaaaaaaggtgcaatccaTAGCACAAGCACACTAGAAATCATCCACACTGACATTTGTGGACCATTTCCGGTGAAAAGTGTGGATGGATATGACTCGTTCATAACATTTACAGATGATCACTCTCGCTATGGTTATATTTATCCAATCAAAGAAAGATCTGAAGCATTggataaatttaaaatattcaaagctgaagttgaaaatcagcatgataaaagaataaagatagtAAGGTCCGACCATGGGGGAGAGTACTACGGTCGGcacactccatatggccaagtccctGGACCTTTTGCGAAGTTCTTGCAGGAGACTGGAATAGTAGCCCAGTATTCAATGCCGGGCGAGCCTCGGCaaaatggagtagctgaaaggtgcaaccgtacacttatggatatggtgcgcagcatgatgagttattccaactcgccattgggattatggatggaggcgctTAAAACCGCCATTCACATTTTCAATAGAAtaccaagcaagtcggtgcccaaaacaccgtacgagctatggacaggaagggtgccctccctacaacacttcagggtgtgggggtgccctgctgaggccaaaatgtttaatccaaacattgcaaagttagatcccaaaacagtaagttgccacttcattggctatccagaCATATCAAAAGGTTTTCGTTTCTACTGCCCAGACAGatatacaaagtttgtagaaacgagacatgcagtcttcttagaggacgaaataatgagggggagcttggtagctcagaaaattgatcttgaggagaagagggtgcatgcatctaatccgatgattcaggagccatttttctcactagcagttgcaactccacccatgacaacCATGGGGGTAGACCCGGAACCTGTCCGTCAGGAGCCGACTAAACccgttgttgagcatgaaaggAAGGTGCAACAGCAAATTTtagaagtgccagaagttgaggcacataatgtgccagaaactgaggcccttagaaggtctaaaagaccaagaaagtcagctatttctactgactttaaagtttataacacagaaatggttcatatggaaaaagatcccacctcatatgaagaagccatgagaagcTCTCATTCATCGAAgtggatgaaggcaatggaagacgagatgaaatcgatgagttccaaagatgtttggacttagaggaaattcctaaaggagccaaaacagtaagctgtaaatgggtctacaaaattaagtatgactctaaagggaatatagaaaagtataaagcacgactcgtggcaaaaggatttacacaaagagaagggatagattacaatgagacattttctccagtctcatgtaaggattccttcagaatcataatggcattagttgctcattttgatttagagttacatcaaatggatgttaagacgacaTTTTCTGAATGGTGATTTAAAAGAAAATGTCTACATGAAACATCCTaagggttttatcatggaaggcaaagaaaatatgggatgccgcgtgaggaaatccatttatggattaagaCAAGCCTCTCGACAATGGTATCTAAAGTTTAATCAAACgattaaaagttttggatttaaagaaaatattgaggataattgcatttatgcaaagtttaaaaatggaaatatattttcctaatcttgtatgtagatgatatcctgcttgctagtagtgatgttagtctactacaagaaacaaagaaaTACTTATTCTCAAATTTTgacataacagatcttggtgaagcatcatatgttttgAGCATAGAACTTCACCGACATAGGaacaatggagtcttaggactatcgcagaaaacatatttagaaaaggttcttaaaaagtataatatgcatgcgagtaaagccacacctACTCCTATAATCAAGGGCGATAGTTTTGGGAAATTCCAATGTCCCAAGAACCAGTacgagatcgatcaaatgaaagcagtaccatatgcttcgacagttggcagcttacagtatgcacaagtgtgcactcgccctgacttagcttttatcaccagcagtggcggagctagcggAGAACCAAAGGGGGGGGGGCAAAAGAGAAAATAAGCACGTTTGGAGGGGCCAAATGACATCAATTAATTAATGTAAGGCTNNNNNNNNNNNNNNNNNNNNNNNNNNNNNNNNNNNNNNNNNNNNNNNNNNNNNNNNNNNNNNNNNNNNNNNNNNNNNNNNNNNNNNNNNNNNNNNNNNNNNNNNNNNNNNNNNNNNNNNNNNNNNNNNNNNNNNNNNNNNNNNNNNNNNNNNNNNNNNNNNNNNNNNNNNNNNNNNNNNNNNNNNNNNNNNNNNNNNNNNNNNNNNNNNNNNNNNNNNNNNNNNNNNNNNNNNNNNNNNNNNNNNNNNNNNNNNNNNNNNNNNNNNNNNNNNNNNNNNNNNNNNNNNNNNNNNNNNNNNNNNNNNNNNNNNNNNNNNNNNNNNNNNNNNNNNNNNNGGGGGGCACGGCCCCCTCAGCATTGCATGTAGCTCCGCCACTGATCACCAgggtactcggtagatatcaagagaatccaggcatgaagcactggaagatggtaaagaaagcattgcgTTATGAGCAAGGCATGAAGGACTACATGCTAATATACAGGAGAAGTGATTCCCTAGAGGTATTCAGACGCAGATTTTGCGGGGGACagagatgatagaaaatccacgtcaggatacgtcttcactctcgctgggggagctatttcgtggaaaagctccaaacagtcgatagttgcatcatccacgatgtatgcagaattcatagcatgcttcgaagccacggggcaggcgatatggctaaagaaatttgtacccgacttgaaagtggtagattgtattcacaaaccactaaagatgtaATGCGACAACCAATCCGCGGTATTCTATgctcacaacaacaagtcgagtaatgctgccaaaacaatagagataaggtattatgttgtgaaagataaaatccagaatcaaactataagtctcgagcatataaggacaaaggatatgcttgcggatccgctaacgaaaggcttaccacccaatgtgttcaagAAACACTTAGCCGGCATCggtttaagggaaagccttatGATTTCTGGATAGGCCCAAAAGAAACAGAATTTGTTTCTGAACATAACGTATGTTGTAGCTGTATGATTTTATCGGCAACTAagctgtgacgatgaaacatgctctatgtaccaatatgtgataaaacaaataaactagaaagtataaagttaaaagtaaagttgagatcaagggggagaatgttaggttgatctctctcccgttcgaacccaacgggtcgaacgggcccctgactcgcgccctgatcgggggcgcccaaccaaaccatggttggtgggcccctgtgacccGCTCTAAATAAATAGAGGTGGGGGCCGGGGCACGACTTACAAGGTTAATCGCTGCCACAATCCCCACCGACACTCCCTTCCAATCTAGGGTTAGCGCGGCGCTCATGGgaagctccaccaccgccgtcATCTCTCTGCCATCACCGGCCCCTACTTCACCATGGCCGGCGCTGGATCGAGTTCATCTGCACCAGTAGAAGATAGGTGTACCGAATCTAATCTAGCCTAGTGATCCAAGAGTCTATCAGTTTTACCGTGTTTTGGTTTCATCGGTAACATTCTAGAACCTTCCCTAACAGGTTTTACTTCATTTTGTGGGtgttttcttttggttttgttCTGGATTTTATTTCTCCCATCTTAACTttggaaacattttttgaaattgaagaacatttttattaatttgtgaacattttaaaGTTTGGGAACAACGTTTTAAATCTGAAAACGTGTTATTtgctaaaaagaaaaaagaaaacacgaACCGCTTGGACCACGAAGAGGCTTCCAGAGACATTACTTGTCGCAGACAGACATATACGACCAGGCGACGGGACGAGGTGGACACCTTCCAGATACATCGCCGAGCCGCCAACCCACAGCCTCCAGCCTGATCCGCCATCCATGGCGCTGCGGACCCTGATGGCGAGGGTACGGACTTCCGCCGCTACGCTCCGCCTACAAACgccggccctgggcctctcccctctGACCGGCGGCCGCGCCAACttccactccgccgccgccgcctcccgccgcctctCCCCTCCGGCCGGCGGCCGTCCCTGCCTCATCTCCACCAGGAATCTGGTACCCTCGACCCTGCCTTATCTTCAAATTTGTTGTTTCGACCCCTCCTCATCTCTGCAGATAGTTTCCCTTTGCTATTTCACACAATCCCTGCACGAATAAACCATGTCAGCCACAGGTCCAAGAAAGGCGATATGTTTGCTTGTTCCCTGGGTGTATCATTATTGCTCAGTGTGGAGTTTATGTGGGCAGTAGATGGCTCGGCCTAAATAGATGCACGTGCAGCCATCTTGTTTGATATCTTCCATGATCTGCTGGGGCGGTTTGACCATGGGTAATGCAAGAGCTAAATTTTGTGTGTAAATCCCACACACATATCAAACGTGAATACGATAAATCTGGATACCAGTACCATAGTGATATATAATCTTAGGGACATAAAACTGCTATATTTtgtaatctttggggcactcttggtATGTAAAATTGCCATCGGTTTTCTTATGTAAAACTCTAGAAATTGCAATCACCTTTTATTGAAACCAACCCTAAGATTCTAGGCATTGCTCTAGATATATAAAGGCCTTTGTGAAATATTCTAGACCTGTTGTATTCAACCACACCACAGTTAAAGGCCAGGCTGGTAGAAACGGCAGCTTATATAGAAATTGAATATGATATAGGGCTTTTTTAGTAGAAATATCTTTACCCACTGCCCACTACAAATTGTAGCATAAAGCATCTAGGTTGAACAAGCATAGATTAGTCAAATCTTCCCCTTTCTGCTGCTTCCTTGGATGATTGTTGAGATTTTGATCTTTAGATCCTAGACGAATGATCTTTCTAGATGTTTCCTTTAAAATTGTACAAGAATATATGTATATGGCTCGTTTTAAACAGTGTGCATTCCCCTTTATCTTGTATATAAACGCTAAATGGTGGGGTGATTATTCGTTCACTGTTTATTGTTATTTTGAACATTGATCCTAGCTAATAGTATTATTTTCAGCAACTTTTGTAAAGCAGATATAAGTACAAGCTGCCTTAGAAGAGGTGTGAGGTTTCTTATTTAACCAGGATTTTTCTATTTTTATTCTAGCGCACAAGAATTAACTTGGAATCAGCTAGCCTGGAGGAGCTCTTACGAGAGGCAACCTTTTTAGAGGAACAGATCAAAGAGTGTCTGAACCGTACGCTGTATGATTATGATTTCCCTTTTCTAACCTTAATATTAGTTTTTATTCTGTCATTTAATAAATAATCATACAACTATACATGTTTTTCTAAAGCAAGGAGAAGGAGAGGTCTGATCTAATCATGAAGGATACTTGGAGTACTCTAAAGCGTATGGCCTGTTGTGCTGCTGTGGTGAAAGTCATAGCATTTTTCATTTCTCCTAGTGAACTGGCGGAAGAAGATGAGGTGATGAACTAGTGGAAGAAGCACTTGATGAACTAACGGAACAAACTGAGGTGATGAACTAGTGGAACAAGCTGAGATGTCTTGTCATCAGCTAGCTGTGAGCTCTTAACGAGTAGTAGGTTATATTAGGGAACTCATGTATTAATATGCCTATCAGCCATGTGTCAGTACTTCATTATGTTATATAGAACTCTGAGTTGTTAATAGGTTATGTTAGGGAACTCATGTATTAATATGCCTATTAGCCATGTGTCAGTACTTCATTATGTTATATAGAACTCTGAGTTGTTAATAGGTTATGTTAGGGAACTCATGTATTGAATATTGATATGCGTATCAGCTATGTATGGGTGTCTAtagctatgactatatatggatatTCTGAGGAATTGACAATGCTTGAATATATATTAAGAAGGGAGCAACATAAAAATGTTGCTACAAAGTTTTACAGGGCATAGGCGCCTAGAACAGTACACACAGGAGTACAAATTAATCTGGGTTTGGAAGTGGGTAGTTTATACAGCACACAAATATTAGTACAAATTAATTTGGGTTTGGAGGTGGGTAGTTTTGGTCATCCGACATCCAGTGAGTTGAAGACGAAGACTGCAAGATGTCATGTTTGATGAGGCTAAGAAGGGCAGCAGTGCTTAAGGAAGAACCCTTGAAAACTCGTCTGTTTTGCTCCTTCCAAATGTGCTAGCAGGTGTAGATGGTTGTTCTTATGTCCTTCAGGGAGGGTGCAGATCATATCACTCTACGGGGAAGCAATGGAGATGCAGGAGTTGGCGCTGAAGCTAAATGCCCGAGTACCAGTCCACCAAGAAACCAGGAACCAAACCTCTCCCAAGGAGAAAGAGCATTTCAGGGTCAGGTGGAAAGGAGTCTCATCCTCTTGGTCACACAGATTGCAATAATCATTATGATCCAGCCCTCTAATTGTTAGGTTGTTATTAGTGACAGTGCAGCCCTTTAGCCATAGCCACATGAAGAACTGACAGTTGCCTTCGATCTTGCCCTTCCAAATCCTGGCAAAGTTGATTCTGGAGAAGGAGCCCAGAATTGGCAGCGCTAGGCCGTACACGGACTGTTTATCGCCCATGGGTCACAATTCCATTTGAAGGAATCTTGAACGGCGGGTTTGTAGTTGCACGTGCTACAAACGGTGCCAATAGGGTGAGCGTGGAAATCTTGTGTAGCCCCGACATCCAGGCTTGGTTGTGCGGCGCCTTCTTGACTGACTAGTGGTTGGGGCCCGCTATTGCGGGCCGCTTGAGAGAAAATTATGCACACATCACCATCATGTCGAAATTTTAAAAAAGATACTCTCGCGTCACGTGGACATCACAATCATcttaaaaggaaaaagaaaaagcctAAAAAAACTTTTCTCGAAAAAAGTCTTCCTATCATTTAGAAAAACTCTAAAAATAACTTTCTCACCGTGACCAACCAGCATGCGCCACATGGCATAGCTGGTTGGCCACCATTCTAGCGCACCTTAATGGGATTAATAGCTTATTGCGAGTGCAAAGAGGGAAAAGATCTGGGGCAATGTGAAGCGACAGCGTCCAGCCATCGGTCTTGCCAGAAGAGGACCAGCTCTCCGCTGCCGAGAGTAATAGTAGTTGCAGCACTGAATAGGGCCTCGCCATCCTTGTCACATGGAATCGCGGAACCTGGCCAAGGTTTGTCCTCATGCAAGCATTGCAACCACTTCTATCTGAGACACAGTCCCCGGTCGAAGCGGCAGAGATCCAAAACGCCGCCACCTAGCTCTTTGGGACGACAGATCGTAGCCTCGTTGGCCAACGCCAACCCTCCCAAGGCATCTGGTTTGGAGTGCCAAAGGAAGTTG
This portion of the Triticum dicoccoides isolate Atlit2015 ecotype Zavitan chromosome 7A, WEW_v2.0, whole genome shotgun sequence genome encodes:
- the LOC119327429 gene encoding uncharacterized protein LOC119327429, whose translation is MALRTLMARVRTSAATLRLQTPALGLSPLTGGRANFHSAAAASRRLSPPAGGRPCLISTRNLRTRINLESASLEELLREATFLEEQIKECLNRTLKEKERSDLIMKDTWSTLKRMACCAAVVKVIAFFISPSELAEEDEVMN